ACTAGAGAACCTTCCTCCAGAAAATAATACTATAATAAaatatacagtatatatatatacacacactgtTGTTAAAATGGGTGTGGGAATAAATTCCGaataaaaaactcttccaacGATCAAAGTCAACCGCCGGCCATAATATCCCGCTGTCACCTACCTCATCCAGCCGGAGTCAGATCCCGTCCGGTATGAGTTATCttccggtcctgtccaatttggCTTTTTGTGGGCTCTTCTCAGGGCCATAATAATAATCGGAAACATTCGTTTTTTAGAGTTCGTCAAGACCAACCATCACTctaaaaatcatgttaatcggATACTGTTTGATatcatttcaaaatacattaagttTTGGAGAAATGTGTTGAAGGGTTGCAATCTTATGTTTCACACCCTATtttatactccatccgtctcgatttgtttgtccattttcactatttgagacctcttacaaaattatctatatattttaatttataatattttttatatgcaatatgtatcttgtttgatagatctcaattaaatctaaaatatgatattttagaaattatgtaaaacattatagattgtgagatatagacaattttttaaaagacacatatgtcaaaatttgacaaataaactgAGACAAAGGGAGTACAACATCAATGTATttcgatatccgatcaacgtaatttttgacataattgTTCTCAATGAACTCTAAAAATTTCGATCATTATTGGAGGCCAAAACGGAGGGTAACCTATACCGGACGGGATCTGACTCCCATCCAGCGGCGCGGGGTCCATCTAGATCCGTTTGATATTAAAAAACGGTTATTTACTTGATCCATTTTATTAACACCCGGTTCATATTATCTAAATCGACCCGGACCGGTCAACGGCCACAGGCCCACAGGTGTTCCCTATAAAAGCCCAGGTGGAAAACAGCATCAACTTCTTGTGCTGCGAAATGGATCAAACCGGGGGAGGAGAGCTCGCACTGCTCTCCGACCGGGTCCTGGTCAACGGCACCGTAACGGACGTGACTCTGACCGGCGACGGCGTTGTCCGGTGGACGGAGGGCGGGAGCCAGCGTTGCCTGGAGGTGGACAAGGAGGTCCTCGGGTTCTCCACCGAAGGGCCGAGGATCAAGATCAGGGCCGTCGTCGAGGGTGCGAAAATCTGCTGCCCCGGGAGCAGGGGAGCTCCGATGAGGAAGACCTTCGTGTTCGAGCCCCAGTCGGAGGACTTGCTGAGAGTTTGGTGCCAGAAGCTGCAGGATTTCATCGATTCTTTAGGTAATCATTTCGGCTTGCTCGAATCGTAGTGTGCAATTAATGAAGTAGAAAAATCACATGACGTTGTGCATTTAATGAATTTGAAGGATTAGCtcctctccttttttcttttttcttttccatatatGAGCGGCACGTTTTTCCAGTATTTTCTGAACAATTAACTGCGAATTGGCCAGGGTTAAGTATGGGATTTGTTTGCCATAAATGAGATGGTTGTGGGGTCTACATTGTGAACTTTTAAATTTGGTCATTGGACCCATTTCCTTTAGGCTTCGCTAGGAGTAGGAATTTGATACCCGGGAATCAAATTTCTAGTAATTCAATACCcggagtatttttttgttcGATGTTTAATATTCAGTAATTCTATCTAGGAATtagttattttgaaaatttactaggcaaatatttccttttttaatGGTTTGAGTCAAGAATCTAGGATTCTCATGGGGATGGGAGGAATCAAATTCCTACTTAGTTTGGGAATGCGATTCCTGGTTGAATATGTTATCGGGATTCAGGAACCACATTCCCATTCCAATCACTTCCGAACTAAGGAATTATGAAAATATGGCATCACGTTCCCGTTCCTCCTCAAGATTATTGTCATCTAAACTGAGCCTTAGATAAAACTTATGCAATACGAAATTGAGAGACCCATGTGTGGCTTGCACATATTAAAACTATGTGTTTTGAGATATTTAATTGAAGATAGATGAGTACTTTGGTTTGGACATTCAACGAGTCGTTAAATGCATaggttttttttccattgatcagaggaaatgattttgtcaaaaagaaaagtCCAACAACGCACACAAGGAATTCCATCCAAAATACAAAGATAAGAATCTAAAACAACCCATCaggaaaacaataaacaaattaCATAGAAAGAAAACTAAAGCGTTACATATAGACGTaagcgtcatgctcgctagcaCATACTCCAAAGTAGACTAAAACTAAGTTAGGTAATAATGCTAGTCAAAGATGAAGGAAATAAGCCCCCAAGGGATGCAAAGATCCAAATCGGAGTATACTGTTAAGCATCAATGGAATctatattgggaaaaaaaaccccaaagaaaactaaaaaacCCCCTAAGAGTCCAATCACTAAGTAGCTCTGAAACATTGATAAGCTCTGTATCGACGAGTTCCGAACTTGAGGTCTCAGACCCTAGCTCCAAATCCATAATTGAGGGGGTGAGGAAAAGGATAAAGGTGGCGGTACATAGGCGGTAGTAGTAGTAAAGAGAGGCGGTTTTGGATTGAAGGGAGGCAAAGGGGTGAAGGAGAGGAGAAGATCAATGAAAATGAGGAGGTTCGAAAGAGGAGGGGATCTGAGAGAGgggaggaaagaaaaaaaattctcagaGGAGATGAGAGAAACCCTCACTAGGAAGGGAGAATAACCAAAGCACTAGAGGAGCCAACCATGGGGAGGGGGAGTCCTCACATATGCCTCTATGGCCCCCTCCCACCACAAACcttatgaaaaaaatccttatgaaaaaaagaaggggtAGAGAGTGacgctagagagagaggggacaaGTCGAGACAttgaaaaaatttcacaaatttaAGACTAGATCATTTTTGTTAAGTGGTACCCAAATATATCAATATACTTAATACTAAAATTTGCTTTccataatttcaaaaaacacactcaTTTTCATAGGTTGACAACTTAATTATCCATTAAGATGCTTAATACACACCTAAAGTACATGTGTTCAACAGTTAACTattcatacaaaaaaagtaCACATTTTCATAGGTTAATCACCTATCAGCATACTTAATATTCAAAATAAAGTACTGTGTTCTGTAGACTAATGCAACTTCTACTTTTgcaatacaaatttttttttttgaaccaggGGGTGGCGCGTGCTTCTCACCCCCATCAATGCCTCCGCCCCTATGCTAATCTCTAGTGAtaatgttttcctttttaacTTCTTGTTTTATAACAGGTCGGCCAAAGAGGCTATTTGTCTTTGTGAATCCATTTGGGGGGAAGAAATCTGCATCTAAGATATTCCTTGATGATGTGAAACCACTATTGGAAGATGCTAATGTTGAGTTTACGCTGCAAGGTTTGTAGTTCATGATTCTGAGTCCTGGAACGGTTTTACTGTGACtcttatttttattgatttcatTTTGTCACTTTCAGAAACAAAACATCAGCTCCATGCAAAGGAAGTTGTTCAAACATTGGATCTCTCTAAGTATGATGGAATAGTTTGTGTCAGCGGGGATGGAGTCTTGGTTGAGGTTGGCTGCTTATTATGTGAATTATTGTATGAGAATACatattatatatgtgtgtgtgtgtatattccGCATTACAGCTTCATCATCTAACATTATGAGGTACTACTCAAAGTTGTAGCTAGAGTGTTTTGTGATGTTAATAGATATCAATGCACTTTTAGAAGGGATGACACTTCCGAAGTTGAGATGGTACCCTAGAATCCATTGGCTAAGCATTCATTTACCAATCATGTTCTACTAAATACGAAGTGAGCTAAAAATCACAATGAAAATCAAATGAATGACTTAGACACTTCAACTAGAAGCCATCCTCCCTTTAAGTTGCTTCCTACTTACCAGTTGTTGGCTCCTGAGATGCTAAAGATCAAAGGCTTTGTAAAATTTACAATGTATGTTCCCTTTTCATGGCATCATGACTAGGTTGGTCAAGGAAATATTCTGTTGGGTTTGGACATTGGAAACTAATACACTTTTATTGAATACCCTTCACTATGCACAAGTACCCATGATACAAGATAACATTTTAGTATACCTCACACTTAGGCACTTCACTATTGTTCACTATCACCTTAAAGTGTATGCCTTTACTTACACTCTAACACTCACTCACACGTGAGTGTCTTTCACTTGCACTCACACTTTGTGGTCTCACCACACTTACACGAAATGAGCTCCCATCCCCTATTTATAGGGAGCAAAGGTACTTTAGAGTAGGACAATCCTAGAATAATTCTAAAAGATTTCTAGACCATTCCATCATAGTCTAGAAGATTCCGGAAGGTTCTAGCATAAGCCGGGACATTCCAATAGAATTTGGAACCTTCTAGTAGAGTCGGGAACATTCCTGAACAGTGTGGAAGATACCTGAAGCATCCAGAGACTTCCGGAGAGTCGGTGATGACTCTCAACATAGACTGCAAATGGATTATTTGCTGAGGTTGACTTTTCAATTGTCATGCAGCGGGAATGGTGGATTATAAGTAAGGACTGGTACATCACACAAGCCCACCAATGGTGTTTTACACATCTCCGCATCCATGGCATGATTGGAAGTTCATTAAGTGAACCTTTAAGTTGCAACAGTTAAGGGTGCATAGAAATGTAAACCTCTCACTTGTGATATTGGAATGTCCAATTATGATTTGGCTTGACttgcattttcctttctttgagtTCCAGATCAGAGTCTTCAGACATATTGAATTGCATGATTAGATGCATTGATAGCACctccactttttcttttctttttttctaatacACTTGCAAAATTTAGTAGGTAGTAAATGGACTACTTGAGAGAGAGGATTGGAATACCGCAATAAAAATACCTCTTGGAGCAGTACCTGCAGGTTTGTCTACCCAATTTAGTTAATATTTTATACTCTTCCCTCAACCTTTCAGAAATTATGATTTGGGGCATGGTCCTAGCGAGCAATAGCATTGTAGTTTCTTCAAGGTTTATTTAATGAATGAAACAAAAGGTTTGTTTCTATATAGCTGTAATCAGGTAAAATATCCAACGAACACCGCCACTGCACGTTCAGTATGGCAATCTTATGCCAGGAAAACATTACTCCTTGTCCACTTTTTTCTTTAGAATTTTAAATCTGAcgtgatttatttttgtttggagGTACTGGAAATGGCATGGCAAAATCTCTTCTCGATTCTGTTGGTCATCCGTGTACCGCATTTAATGCAATTCTTGCAATTATTCGAGGTTGTTTATGCTCTCTATCATGATGTTGTCGGGAAACAGTTAATTACCACTTTTTGCTTTCAAATGGGATTGTGTTTGCTACAGAAATAACTGCCAACTCCTACTAATGTCAGGCAAGCGGTGTTCATTGGACGTAGCTACCATCTCGCAAGGGGAGACCAGGTTCTTTAGTGTCTTGACGCTTGCATGGGGTATGTCAGATATCCATTTGATAGTTTTAAATTTCAAGCTAGTTAATCCTATTATTCCTTATAGATTGTGTTAGTTATTCATTGATTCTTTGCTGTTAGCAGTAGCTATATTTCCAGCAGTGCTTACAAAATCTTGTTCTTATACAGGTCTGGTGGCAGATATCGACATCGAGTCTGAGAAGTATAGATGGATGGGCAGTGCTCGCTTAGATTTCTATGTAAGTTCCTGAAGTCTAAAGCGCATTTATTATGCTGTATGAAGTCTCATAAAAGAACTGTTTAGAAGTAGTATCTGATATTCCATTTGACGAATCTATCTTTGTTCTTATGGTTCTCTATAAGATTTGCTTTCACATAGCTATATTCAGTACATAACTTGTTATAAATGTCTTCAAAGCACAAATACTTGACTATTTATTGTAGGAATCTGCTTTTTTTTGCTGCACACCGACTTTGTGTAAGATCCAGCTTTTTCAATCCCCCTTCTTATAACTACCTCCCGTATATGCCATGAACGTCAACTTGTATCCGTGACACGCATGATGTTTGGCTCCATGTAGCATTACCAACAGTTATGATACACAAGGTGTTTGGCTTATATAGGAGCAAACGAAGTCCTGTTTAACAATCATCCCATCTCTCTTCTATTGACCCAGGGTTATTGAGGTAAAGTATGTGGAACTTTCCGCATCCTCCTTAAACTTTGGATCGTCTCCATCATCGCTATTTGTTCAACTCATATTAAAGGTTATAGATTTGATGAAGTTGACTGTTCTGCTTCCATGTGAAGTACTGTTTAATGTACT
The sequence above is a segment of the Rhododendron vialii isolate Sample 1 chromosome 13a, ASM3025357v1 genome. Coding sequences within it:
- the LOC131312606 gene encoding sphingosine kinase 1-like, which produces MDQTGGGELALLSDRVLVNGTVTDVTLTGDGVVRWTEGGSQRCLEVDKEVLGFSTEGPRIKIRAVVEGAKICCPGSRGAPMRKTFVFEPQSEDLLRVWCQKLQDFIDSLGRPKRLFVFVNPFGGKKSASKIFLDDVKPLLEDANVEFTLQETKHQLHAKEVVQTLDLSKYDGIVCVSGDGVLVEVVNGLLEREDWNTAIKIPLGAVPAGTGNGMAKSLLDSVGHPCTAFNAILAIIRGKRCSLDVATISQGETRFFSVLTLAWGLVADIDIESEKYRWMGSARLDFYALQRIFHLRKYNGRISFVPAPGFEDYGEPSSHMGEFMGQEICNPSHDEPMKVQQGSYRGPTVALESLNWRKIDGPFVSVWLHNVTWGGENTKAAPDAKFSDGYLDLILVRNCPRLALLALMTELNNGNHVKSPHVLYFKVKAFVLEPGPRTDDATKEGIIDVDGEVLARGKATYKSDQKALMAYDKLQITVDQGLATVFTPL